The region TGTTGCATTCATAGTCAGGCCGTCGGGGTTTGAAATATACCTAAAATTGCGTAGGATTCTCACTAAAAAAGGCATCGACGAGGCTTGGGAGCCGCTTGAGACGGGTACTATTAACATGGTGATTGAGGGTGTGAAGAGCCAACATCGTTTCCTTCTACAGTAGGGCTTTAGTCACTAATTGAGCGAGGAGATCAATGGTTAGTATCAGATTGGTCAAGTGTTTTTGTGCCTTGGTTGTTCTGGCGCTGCTTGCGGGGTGTGCGCCGAACCCTTATGCGGATATCGTAACGCTCTTGGGAAGTAAGGGGCCGGCCGCGAAGGAGCGTGCGGCCAGGAGGCTCGCCGGAATGAAGGGTGATCTCTACGTCGATGCGCTGGTCAAGGCGCTTCACGACCCTCACCAGAGGGTGATCATCGCGGCCGCGGACGCACTGGCGAAGAGCGGCGCGGTGAAGGCTGTCCCCGATCTCAAGAAGCTTCTGAGCGACGAGCGGCAAGCGGTTCGGCAGGCAGGCGCCTCCGCCCTAAGCCGAATCAAGAACATCGCCTCGGCCGAGGCGCTGCTTGGGTCTGATGTCGCAAGGTATCGCGCAATGGGGATCGACATGCTGGGTCAGCTTCACTCTCCGGGCACGGTTCCAGCCCTTGCTTTTGCGCTTTCGGACAAGGCGGTGGCCAATAGGCTTCAGGCAGTGAGGATTCTATCTAGGATGAAGACCGATGCGGCGGCCAAGGCGCTTAAGGATGCGAGTAAGGACCCCAACGAGACGGTTCGGGCCGAGGCGGTGAAGGGCCTGGTGGAGATGAAGGGCGCCTCGGCTTTCGTGTCCCTATCCGCCTCGAGCGAGAACAGCATCGAGCTCGCGAAGAAAATGGAGCAGCTGGTGCTCTACTTCGTAAAGCAGGGCGATCTGAGGTCCGCTATCGCGGCTGAGGCCAATTCGCTTGCGCGATACATGACTTTCTACTGCACAAACTACATCCAGCAGGACATCTACAGCGATCGCGACAAGTCCCTGACGACACTGTATTTCAAGGACCTGCCCGACATCATCGCCGAGGAGATGGAGCTCATCTCGAATGCTTTCTTGGGAGAGGAGCTCACTCAGATTGCAGAACATCAGGACAACGATTACATACTGCCCGGCAGATACACGCCTCGGGCGTTTCTGTCGGCCGTCACCCAAGATGAGGGGGAGGGCAACGAGTTCGTGAGCGAGACGGTGCGGTATCTCGAGACCGTAATCGCGGCCGACTCCAAGTCAGTCGTCGTTGTTGACGGGATGCAGCCCAGCGCCAGAAGATACGCCCTGCTCGGGCTGTCCTACATTGACAGCGCTGCCACTGCGCAGGCACTTCTGAAAGCCGCATCCCACGGATACTACGACTACTTCGTCATCAGAGGCCTTGTGGACCTCGGAATGAAGGCCAAACAGGCCCTCATCTCAGCGCTTAAGTCCGAGAACACGTTCGTTCGGTCGCAGGCCATGCTGGCCCTTGCATTCTTGCCTGACCCCAATGTTAAACAGTTGGCCGTGGATGTGCTCAAAACCGAGGCGGACCCGATTGTTCGC is a window of bacterium DNA encoding:
- a CDS encoding HEAT repeat domain-containing protein, whose translation is MVSIRLVKCFCALVVLALLAGCAPNPYADIVTLLGSKGPAAKERAARRLAGMKGDLYVDALVKALHDPHQRVIIAAADALAKSGAVKAVPDLKKLLSDERQAVRQAGASALSRIKNIASAEALLGSDVARYRAMGIDMLGQLHSPGTVPALAFALSDKAVANRLQAVRILSRMKTDAAAKALKDASKDPNETVRAEAVKGLVEMKGASAFVSLSASSENSIELAKKMEQLVLYFVKQGDLRSAIAAEANSLARYMTFYCTNYIQQDIYSDRDKSLTTLYFKDLPDIIAEEMELISNAFLGEELTQIAEHQDNDYILPGRYTPRAFLSAVTQDEGEGNEFVSETVRYLETVIAADSKSVVVVDGMQPSARRYALLGLSYIDSAATAQALLKAASHGYYDYFVIRGLVDLGMKAKQALISALKSENTFVRSQAMLALAFLPDPNVKQLAVDVLKTEADPIVRLHCQFALYQAGRKEMLKELLNAAQLNDKQIALRAAYILWYVQEPVPQQVLLSLLSNPDSRIKRRGADVCAKKPVPSDAIIETLIPMLGDRNRLVRSSAKDALAAIDREALPALTQAIGSEDRETRKSAAEALVKMGGRKPVQLIVGLLDDPSSALRSYAAQSLGSLAAELGAGGLADEVAKRLLKMLSKEQSTAVLQGCVLSLGELHYADGAKSILRLMEKKPAIGKQAAIALSQMSDSPTVKRLVMSRFRALDSEYIGFSPMHSDKKYRQLFFISYPAAVLNNEKAKRRLQNVLTHGDFKERIAAAEFLGQLGDQEFLAPLTKAAEYQSKGLEPFDFYVRRAAQRAAIEILLQKSRG